A section of the Bacteroidota bacterium genome encodes:
- the sucD gene encoding succinate--CoA ligase subunit alpha has translation MSILVNKDSKILVQGFTGSEGSFHAQQMIAYGTQVVGGVTPGKGGTKHLDRPVFNTVEDAVKATQASVSIIFVPPAFAADAIMEAADAGIQLIVTITEGIPVKDMVYAKQYIDERGVRMIGPNCPGIITPGECKLGIMPGFIHNPGKIGIVSRSGTLTYEAVDQVTKAGMGQSTCVGIGGDPIIGSPHLEILKLFNEDPNTEGIILIGEIGGSNEEIAAEWAKHHVKKPIVGFIAGQTAPPGRRMGHAGAIISGGQGTAAEKMRVMADCGITVVESPAEIGVTMARALARVRAN, from the coding sequence ATGAGCATCCTCGTAAATAAAGACAGCAAAATCCTGGTGCAGGGTTTCACCGGTAGCGAAGGCTCCTTCCATGCCCAGCAGATGATCGCCTATGGCACGCAGGTGGTGGGCGGCGTTACACCCGGCAAGGGAGGGACCAAGCACCTGGACCGCCCGGTGTTTAACACCGTAGAGGATGCTGTAAAAGCCACACAGGCCAGTGTATCCATCATCTTTGTGCCCCCGGCCTTTGCCGCCGATGCCATTATGGAGGCAGCAGATGCAGGCATCCAGCTCATTGTAACCATTACCGAAGGCATACCCGTGAAGGACATGGTGTACGCCAAGCAGTATATAGACGAGCGCGGCGTGCGCATGATCGGGCCAAACTGCCCAGGCATCATCACCCCGGGCGAGTGCAAGCTGGGCATCATGCCCGGCTTTATCCACAACCCTGGCAAGATTGGCATCGTTAGCCGCAGCGGCACGCTTACCTACGAGGCCGTAGACCAGGTTACCAAGGCAGGCATGGGCCAGAGCACCTGCGTGGGTATTGGCGGCGACCCCATCATTGGCTCTCCGCACCTGGAGATCCTGAAGCTATTCAATGAAGACCCCAACACAGAGGGCATCATTCTGATTGGCGAGATTGGGGGCAGCAACGAGGAGATAGCTGCCGAATGGGCAAAACACCATGTAAAGAAACCCATAGTAGGCTTTATAGCGGGCCAAACAGCACCTCCGGGCCGACGCATGGGCCATGCCGGTGCCATCATCAGCGGTGGCCAGGGCACAGCTGCCGAGAAGATGCGCGTAATGGCAGACTGCGGAATAACCGTAGTGGAAAGTCCCGCCGAGATAGGCGTTACCATGGCGCGGGCGCTGGCACGGGTGCGGGCCAACTAG